A window from Chitinophagales bacterium encodes these proteins:
- a CDS encoding type IX secretion system membrane protein PorP/SprF — translation MKKILTICALVTALYGMAQQDAEYTMYRFNGLYLNPAYAGSREVISTTAIYRHQWVNVPKAPQTASVAIHSPLRNNNIALGLIYTHDRLGVSNTNNLMLDFAYRIPVGKKKKVKIALGIGAGFTNYNNKLNDVKTGDPADPSFAGNNLSLWLPNVSAGFYIYSEKFFVGFAVPNLLQSALRKDFKIYETGGSAARRYTHINATAGYVFNLGKKVKFMPSVLMKYVPKYAPIDFDFNVAFIFVDRVWLGAGYRLQDSYSFMAAVNITRQLRIGYAYDLTVSKLSPYTSGTHEVMLGYDFDFKGKRVVNPRSVRYF, via the coding sequence ATGAAAAAAATACTCACCATTTGCGCACTCGTTACAGCGCTTTACGGCATGGCTCAGCAAGATGCCGAATACACCATGTATCGCTTTAACGGCTTGTATTTGAATCCGGCTTATGCAGGAAGCAGAGAGGTTATTAGCACCACTGCCATTTACCGCCATCAGTGGGTGAATGTTCCAAAGGCGCCTCAAACAGCTTCGGTAGCTATTCATTCTCCATTGCGCAACAACAATATTGCATTGGGTTTAATATACACACACGATAGATTAGGCGTATCAAACACCAACAACCTAATGCTCGATTTTGCATATAGAATTCCGGTAGGAAAAAAGAAGAAAGTAAAAATTGCTTTAGGCATAGGTGCGGGCTTTACCAATTACAACAATAAACTGAATGATGTAAAAACGGGCGACCCGGCCGATCCTAGTTTTGCAGGCAACAACCTAAGCCTTTGGTTGCCCAACGTTTCGGCAGGTTTTTATATCTACAGCGAAAAATTCTTTGTAGGATTTGCTGTACCTAATCTATTGCAAAGTGCTCTTAGAAAAGATTTTAAAATATACGAAACAGGAGGTTCTGCAGCAAGACGCTACACCCACATAAATGCAACTGCAGGTTATGTTTTCAACCTCGGTAAAAAGGTAAAATTTATGCCGAGCGTTTTAATGAAATATGTTCCTAAATATGCACCTATAGATTTCGATTTTAACGTAGCATTCATTTTTGTAGATAGAGTTTGGTTGGGCGCAGGTTACCGTTTGCAAGACTCTTACAGCTTTATGGCAGCAGTAAATATTACACGCCAATTGCGCATTGGTTATGCTTACGATCTTACAGTTTCAAAACTTTCTCCTTATACCAGTGGCACGCATGAGGTAATGCTGGGTTACGATTTCGATTTTAAAGGCAAACGCGTTGTAAACCCTCGCTCTGTGCGCTATTTCTAA
- a CDS encoding ATP-binding cassette domain-containing protein, with protein MNSILQLHQLQKNYGGYLATNNVSLQVQSGSIFGLLGPNGAGKTTLIRMINRIIFPDSGTISFKGMPLAEQHTQLIGYMPEERGLYKKMKVKEHLVYLGMLKGLSRKLATQKTEEWFKKFEIENWANKRIEELSKGMSQKVQFIGTVLHEPDLLILDEPFSGLDPINSLLIEKEIKRFKTEGKAIVFSTHRMEQVEEICDTIALINKGKNILNGEVKSLKQQFKEHKFQVDFNGALPESIHQTFKVFLQEENNITISSQHKSSNDVLRYFLEQNIEITSFKELLPTINEIFIKNVETATA; from the coding sequence GTGAACTCTATTTTACAACTACACCAGCTCCAAAAAAACTATGGAGGCTACTTAGCTACCAATAATGTTTCGCTACAGGTACAAAGTGGTAGCATATTCGGTTTGCTCGGGCCAAATGGTGCCGGCAAAACAACCCTTATTAGAATGATAAACCGCATTATTTTTCCCGATAGCGGCACTATTTCTTTTAAAGGAATGCCTTTGGCAGAGCAGCATACGCAACTTATTGGCTACATGCCCGAAGAGCGCGGCCTATACAAAAAAATGAAGGTGAAAGAACACCTCGTGTATTTGGGAATGCTAAAAGGACTATCGCGTAAACTGGCAACTCAAAAAACCGAAGAATGGTTCAAAAAGTTTGAAATAGAAAACTGGGCAAATAAACGTATCGAAGAACTCTCTAAAGGTATGAGCCAAAAAGTACAGTTTATTGGAACCGTACTGCACGAACCCGACCTCCTCATCTTAGATGAGCCTTTCAGCGGACTAGATCCAATAAATTCTTTATTGATAGAAAAAGAAATTAAGCGCTTTAAAACCGAAGGAAAAGCCATTGTTTTTTCTACACACCGCATGGAGCAAGTAGAAGAAATTTGCGATACCATAGCGCTCATAAACAAAGGAAAAAACATTTTGAACGGAGAAGTAAAATCGCTGAAACAACAGTTTAAGGAGCATAAATTCCAAGTAGATTTTAATGGAGCTTTACCCGAAAGTATTCACCAAACATTCAAGGTGTTTTTGCAGGAAGAAAACAACATTACCATCAGCAGCCAACACAAAAGTTCTAACGATGTGCTGCGCTATTTCTTAGAGCAAAATATTGAAATAACCTCCTTTAAAGAACTGTTGCCCACCATCAACGAAATTTTTATTAAAAACGTAGAAACCGCTACTGCATGA
- a CDS encoding DUF4294 domain-containing protein, whose amino-acid sequence MNASLRSLLGFVVLIIAAHNLSAQGFKKDTVLATTTADTMQTYYLPEVDIVNFKTSDEWREYYQTMSRVKKVMPYVKIANQLYVELQAKEENSKRKEYRHYRKDLEKEMRTKFEKELRNLTISQGKVLVKLINRETGNNCYKIIKDVKGGFNAMIWQMVAKRYDYNLKENYNPKNEKMIELVIKQLGKDYNVSVQ is encoded by the coding sequence ATGAATGCTTCTTTAAGGAGCCTTTTGGGCTTTGTTGTTTTAATAATTGCCGCCCACAATCTTTCTGCTCAAGGATTTAAAAAAGATACCGTATTGGCAACCACCACTGCCGATACTATGCAAACGTACTACTTGCCCGAAGTGGATATTGTAAACTTTAAAACCAGTGACGAATGGCGCGAGTATTACCAAACCATGAGCCGTGTAAAAAAAGTAATGCCTTATGTAAAAATTGCCAACCAACTGTATGTAGAACTGCAAGCCAAAGAAGAAAACAGTAAGCGCAAAGAATATAGGCACTACCGAAAAGATTTAGAGAAAGAAATGCGTACAAAATTCGAGAAAGAATTGCGCAACCTTACTATTAGCCAAGGTAAGGTATTGGTGAAACTGATAAACCGCGAAACCGGCAACAACTGCTACAAAATAATTAAAGACGTAAAAGGTGGTTTTAATGCCATGATTTGGCAAATGGTAGCCAAGCGCTACGACTATAATTTGAAAGAAAACTACAACCCCAAAAACGAAAAAATGATAGAGCTTGTAATTAAGCAATTAGGAAAAGACTACAACGTAAGCGTGCAATAG
- a CDS encoding ABC transporter permease: MKKVWIIIQREYLSRVLTKSFLLTTLLAPIGFIVLIVATVWVNSLGTSEKKIAVIDESGVFKDTRFPDAENKSVYFFYPDMPFDEIYNNIQAEGKAAKFDALLRIPAGFDVMKPNRIGVQLFTAERPGLFMKQYLTEVIGDVVRNKKLQQQSIQPEVVESLNEKIIINYSSGLGNEKAGFTEVASIIGYLIGFIVYIALFVYGSMIMRGVKEEKTNRIVEVLISSVKPFQLMLGKIIGIGMVGLTQFVLWAILITLSNFFMAIVLGITVNSPMAIPASPQAGNIDADEIRLLLSHVSEIHFLPLTLVFLFFFIGGFLLYGALFAAIGAAVNDDGEMQSLTLPVTIPIIVSIVLLSNVIGEPDGNIALWASIVPLSSPIIMPSIMPFEPPLWQILLSAILLVGGFLFTTWLAARIYRTGILMYGKKVTLKELLKWGLKG; the protein is encoded by the coding sequence ATGAAAAAAGTTTGGATAATTATTCAACGCGAATATTTAAGCCGTGTTCTTACCAAAAGCTTTTTGCTAACAACACTGTTGGCGCCCATCGGCTTTATTGTGCTTATAGTGGCTACCGTTTGGGTAAATTCTTTAGGTACCAGCGAAAAGAAAATTGCAGTAATTGACGAAAGTGGCGTGTTTAAAGATACCCGCTTTCCCGATGCCGAAAACAAATCTGTGTACTTCTTTTATCCCGATATGCCTTTCGATGAAATTTACAACAATATTCAAGCAGAAGGCAAGGCGGCTAAATTCGATGCGCTGCTGCGCATTCCTGCGGGTTTTGATGTAATGAAACCCAACCGTATTGGCGTGCAACTATTTACTGCCGAGCGCCCCGGGCTTTTTATGAAACAATACCTTACCGAAGTAATTGGCGATGTGGTGCGCAATAAAAAACTACAACAGCAATCTATTCAACCCGAAGTTGTTGAAAGCCTAAACGAAAAAATTATCATCAATTATTCTTCCGGTTTAGGCAACGAAAAAGCCGGCTTTACCGAAGTGGCTTCTATAATTGGCTACCTCATTGGCTTTATAGTATATATTGCCTTGTTTGTGTATGGCAGCATGATTATGCGCGGAGTGAAAGAGGAAAAAACCAACCGCATTGTAGAAGTACTTATTAGCAGCGTAAAGCCTTTTCAACTCATGCTGGGTAAAATTATTGGCATAGGCATGGTTGGCTTAACGCAGTTTGTGCTATGGGCTATACTTATTACACTTTCAAACTTTTTTATGGCAATAGTATTGGGCATAACTGTAAACAGCCCTATGGCAATACCCGCTTCTCCACAAGCAGGCAATATTGATGCAGACGAAATTCGGTTGCTGCTGAGCCATGTTTCCGAAATACACTTTTTGCCGCTCACATTGGTTTTCTTATTCTTTTTTATTGGTGGCTTTTTACTTTATGGTGCACTCTTTGCCGCCATTGGTGCAGCGGTAAACGATGATGGCGAAATGCAATCGCTTACTTTGCCTGTAACTATTCCAATTATAGTTTCAATTGTGCTGCTCAGCAATGTAATTGGCGAGCCCGATGGCAACATTGCATTGTGGGCATCTATTGTGCCTCTATCGTCTCCAATTATTATGCCTTCTATTATGCCGTTTGAACCTCCGCTTTGGCAAATACTGCTTTCGGCCATTCTATTGGTTGGCGGCTTTCTTTTTACTACTTGGCTGGCAGCTAGAATTTACAGAACAGGCATATTGATGTATGGCAAAAAAGTAACCTTAAAAGAATTACTTAAATGGGGTTTAAAGGGTTAA
- a CDS encoding class I SAM-dependent methyltransferase produces MNWFGKKEEKKAPAAGVADFYNATTDKFLQVYGEVIQAFRTNNVEDYLKYTIESAQLQNGQHIIDAGCGVCGPASFFAQQLPEIKIEACTISQVQAEKATANTEAKNVAAQVKVTLGDYHFLNDLFPKETFDRVIFLESFGHSKNKPLAIDAVKKVLKPGGKVYIKDLFTRESENEWEQLRIHQICEQINKAYEYEVGNLYQVVSALRRKGFIIHFIRTPQVEMSAFEHLSISNDFQNLFNIGKIDSWEEYVFPIDFYEILAEKPAFNPQDQMHLYHMNKPPAQ; encoded by the coding sequence GTGAATTGGTTTGGAAAAAAGGAAGAAAAGAAAGCTCCGGCAGCGGGAGTGGCAGATTTTTACAATGCCACCACCGATAAGTTTTTGCAAGTATATGGCGAAGTAATTCAGGCTTTTCGCACCAATAATGTAGAAGATTATTTAAAGTACACCATAGAGAGTGCACAACTGCAAAACGGCCAGCATATTATTGATGCAGGATGCGGTGTGTGCGGTCCGGCATCTTTTTTTGCACAGCAACTACCCGAAATTAAAATTGAGGCTTGCACCATTTCGCAAGTGCAGGCAGAGAAAGCAACTGCCAATACCGAAGCAAAGAATGTAGCGGCACAGGTGAAAGTTACTTTGGGCGACTACCATTTTTTAAACGATTTGTTTCCGAAAGAAACTTTCGACAGGGTAATTTTTTTGGAATCGTTTGGGCATTCTAAAAACAAGCCGTTGGCAATAGATGCAGTAAAGAAAGTATTGAAACCGGGCGGTAAAGTCTATATTAAAGATTTATTTACCCGCGAAAGCGAAAACGAATGGGAGCAGTTGCGCATTCACCAAATTTGCGAGCAAATAAATAAGGCATACGAATACGAAGTGGGCAATTTATACCAAGTAGTTTCGGCATTGCGCAGAAAGGGTTTCATTATTCATTTTATTAGAACACCGCAGGTAGAAATGAGTGCTTTTGAGCATTTATCTATTTCAAACGATTTTCAAAACTTATTCAATATAGGGAAAATAGATAGCTGGGAGGAGTATGTTTTTCCGATAGATTTCTATGAAATTTTGGCCGAAAAACCAGCGTTTAATCCGCAGGATCAAATGCACTTATACCACATGAATAAGCCGCCAGCACAATAG
- a CDS encoding OmpA family protein: MKKLIVLLLCTFLVGTIGVFAQSTSKKAKAKKAATTTTTAVSANTTQAISANNNNPAVSRGDRLFKKFAFPDAAEEYKAALKKDENNIEAKEKLVRTYLILNNYTAAEPLLESLAKLPNAKANNKLLYGLALRANKKYKEADAVFNEYALLNPGDARASELANGLVSVEELLKDNGTHSIQAATAENSDASDFGVAYYRDNSIIFSSNRGTSAFVGRTDSWTDKKYYDLFVSNGGKVKALAKSKEINRKYHEGPVTFTKGFGEMIFTRSNILKKVGKSKDRIVKLKLYTAKFDSVKGKWGNPSELPFNSSEYSVGHPTLSKDGKRLYFISDMPGGYGETDLYVSFKEANGWGTPTNLGQKVNTPGREMFPYISDDGTLFFASDSRTGLGGLDVYSATFANGEWGGVSNLGAPINSEADDFNYVLDESGKLGYFVSNRTGGKGDDDIYKLQRKGVKICGTVVDAETNLPLKEANVNMLLVDKTVASKKTDDKGNFCFTADPGKEYKFEASKDKYETNSTSIKVALSNPNFTIPLSPVKEKPPVAAVVDNTANLPEVDPSKGITLIVCAKERNKGNLADALVEVQLKESGARKTCTTGADCKCKYVIEPNKEYFITVSKDGYSTATKTINTKGEKPGTTKLVELTLDQLREGLTVRLDNIYYDLDKWNIRPDAAKELDNLIDILKKYPNMQIELSSHTDSRASDQYNLVLSAKRAKSCVDYLQSKGIDIKRLLAVGYGETKLKNKCSNGVKCSEPQHQENRRTEFKILKMQ; the protein is encoded by the coding sequence ATGAAAAAACTAATCGTTTTACTGCTTTGCACCTTCTTGGTTGGAACAATTGGTGTGTTTGCGCAATCAACTTCCAAAAAGGCGAAGGCAAAAAAAGCTGCCACCACCACCACCACTGCCGTATCGGCAAACACCACTCAGGCAATTAGCGCCAACAATAATAATCCGGCAGTTTCCAGAGGCGATAGGCTCTTTAAAAAGTTTGCTTTTCCGGATGCTGCCGAAGAATATAAAGCAGCTTTAAAAAAAGATGAAAACAATATAGAAGCCAAAGAAAAGCTGGTAAGAACTTACCTTATTTTAAACAACTATACCGCAGCCGAGCCATTGCTCGAAAGTTTGGCAAAATTGCCCAATGCTAAAGCCAACAATAAATTGCTTTACGGTTTGGCATTGCGCGCCAATAAAAAATATAAAGAAGCCGATGCTGTTTTTAATGAATATGCGCTGTTGAATCCGGGCGATGCACGCGCTTCGGAATTGGCAAATGGTTTGGTAAGTGTTGAAGAATTACTGAAAGACAACGGCACACACAGCATTCAAGCTGCTACTGCCGAAAATAGCGATGCCTCCGATTTTGGTGTGGCTTACTATCGCGATAATTCAATAATTTTTTCAAGCAATAGAGGAACCAGTGCTTTTGTAGGAAGAACCGATAGCTGGACCGATAAAAAATACTACGACCTATTTGTTTCAAACGGTGGAAAAGTGAAGGCACTTGCCAAGTCAAAAGAAATTAACCGCAAGTATCACGAAGGTCCGGTAACCTTTACCAAAGGCTTTGGTGAAATGATTTTTACCCGTAGCAACATTCTGAAAAAAGTAGGCAAAAGCAAAGACAGAATAGTAAAGTTGAAGCTCTATACCGCCAAGTTCGATTCAGTGAAAGGAAAATGGGGAAACCCAAGCGAGTTGCCTTTCAACAGCAGTGAGTATTCTGTGGGGCATCCAACTCTTTCTAAAGATGGCAAACGCTTGTACTTTATTAGCGATATGCCCGGTGGATATGGCGAAACAGATTTGTATGTAAGTTTCAAAGAAGCAAACGGTTGGGGCACTCCTACCAATTTAGGACAAAAAGTAAATACTCCGGGTCGCGAAATGTTTCCATATATTTCCGATGACGGCACATTGTTTTTTGCATCCGATTCAAGAACCGGATTGGGAGGTTTAGATGTATATTCAGCCACTTTTGCCAATGGCGAGTGGGGAGGCGTTTCTAATTTAGGAGCACCAATTAACAGCGAAGCAGACGACTTTAACTATGTGTTAGACGAAAGCGGCAAGTTGGGTTATTTTGTTTCTAACCGCACAGGAGGTAAAGGCGATGACGATATTTACAAGTTGCAACGCAAAGGCGTAAAAATTTGCGGTACAGTGGTAGATGCCGAAACAAACCTTCCGCTAAAAGAAGCTAACGTGAACATGCTGTTGGTAGATAAAACAGTTGCCAGCAAAAAAACAGACGATAAAGGAAACTTCTGCTTTACTGCCGACCCGGGAAAAGAGTACAAATTTGAAGCTTCTAAAGATAAATACGAAACCAATTCAACTAGCATTAAGGTAGCATTAAGCAATCCGAATTTTACTATTCCACTTTCTCCGGTTAAAGAAAAACCACCGGTGGCAGCCGTTGTAGATAATACTGCTAATCTGCCTGAAGTAGATCCTTCTAAAGGAATTACTTTAATAGTTTGTGCAAAAGAAAGAAACAAAGGAAATTTGGCCGATGCGCTGGTTGAAGTACAACTAAAAGAAAGCGGAGCTAGAAAAACTTGCACTACCGGAGCAGATTGCAAGTGCAAATATGTAATAGAGCCTAATAAAGAATACTTTATTACTGTATCTAAGGATGGTTACAGCACTGCTACCAAAACCATCAACACCAAAGGCGAAAAACCGGGCACTACCAAGTTGGTAGAGCTTACTTTAGACCAATTGCGCGAAGGCTTAACCGTGCGTTTAGATAATATCTACTACGATTTAGATAAATGGAATATCCGCCCCGATGCAGCTAAAGAGTTAGATAATTTAATAGACATCTTAAAGAAGTATCCTAATATGCAAATAGAGCTTAGCTCACACACAGATAGCCGTGCCAGCGACCAATACAATTTGGTACTTTCAGCAAAACGTGCAAAATCTTGTGTAGATTATTTGCAATCAAAAGGTATTGATATTAAGCGCTTATTGGCTGTAGGTTATGGTGAAACCAAATTGAAAAACAAGTGCAGCAATGGTGTAAAATGCTCTGAGCCTCAACACCAAGAAAACCGCAGAACAGAATTTAAGATTCTTAAAATGCAATAA
- the thiL gene encoding thiamine-phosphate kinase has product MSETKTTPISALGEFGLIEHLTKHFVAQHPSTQKSIGDDAAVIDYGNKKTVVSTDLLAEGIHFDLMYMPLKHLGYKSIVVNLSDIYAMNAQPKQVLVSMALSSRFTVEAVSEIYAGIEHACKVYGVDLVGGDTTSSQSGLVISVTAIGEAAEENIVYRSGAKPGDLLCATGDLGAAFLGLQILEREKQIWLEHPNVQPELGNEYLIKRQLKPEARKDIISLFEEWMLKPTAMLDISDGLASDVLHLCKQSNVGCEIEEAKVPIAEDTYNTALDLGLDPIVCALNGGEDYELLFTISPEDETKLSDEIAISIIGTITEPAQGAVLKTKGGNYHRITAQGWKHF; this is encoded by the coding sequence ATGAGCGAAACAAAAACCACACCCATTAGCGCACTGGGCGAATTTGGCTTAATAGAACATCTCACCAAACATTTTGTTGCACAGCATCCTTCTACCCAAAAAAGTATAGGCGATGATGCTGCCGTAATAGATTACGGCAATAAAAAAACAGTAGTGAGTACCGATTTGCTTGCCGAAGGCATCCATTTCGATTTAATGTATATGCCGCTCAAACACCTAGGCTACAAAAGCATTGTGGTAAACCTATCCGATATTTATGCCATGAATGCCCAACCTAAACAAGTGCTGGTGAGCATGGCACTTTCGAGCAGGTTTACGGTAGAAGCTGTAAGCGAAATATATGCAGGAATAGAGCATGCCTGCAAAGTGTATGGTGTAGATTTAGTTGGGGGCGATACCACTTCTTCGCAAAGCGGGTTGGTAATTTCTGTTACTGCTATTGGCGAAGCAGCCGAAGAAAACATTGTTTATCGCAGCGGAGCAAAACCCGGAGACCTGCTCTGTGCCACAGGCGATTTAGGTGCCGCCTTTCTGGGTCTGCAAATCTTGGAGCGCGAAAAACAAATTTGGCTGGAGCACCCCAATGTTCAACCCGAACTCGGCAACGAATACTTAATTAAAAGACAACTAAAACCCGAAGCCAGAAAAGATATTATTTCCCTTTTTGAAGAATGGATGCTAAAACCAACCGCCATGCTCGATATAAGCGATGGGCTTGCCAGCGATGTATTGCATTTGTGCAAGCAAAGTAACGTTGGCTGCGAAATAGAAGAAGCTAAAGTACCCATAGCCGAAGATACTTACAACACCGCCCTAGATTTGGGTTTAGACCCTATTGTTTGCGCCCTAAACGGTGGCGAAGATTACGAACTGCTATTTACCATTTCGCCCGAAGACGAAACCAAACTATCTGATGAAATCGCCATTTCTATTATAGGCACCATCACAGAGCCTGCACAAGGAGCTGTTTTAAAAACCAAAGGCGGCAATTACCACCGCATTACAGCACAAGGATGGAAACATTTTTAA
- a CDS encoding amidohydrolase, with protein sequence MCLKVDIHTHIIPKHLPRWADKYGYGGFIHLDHHKAGCARMMRDDEFFREIQDNCWDAKVRIKECNLHKVDVQVLSTIPVLFNYWAKPKDCLDISQFLNDHIAAIVQQYPKRFIGLGTIPMQSADMAVKEIERCKKIGLVGIEIGSNINDQNLNEPAFFPVFAAAEKLGMSIFVHPWNMVGTKQMSKYWLPWLVGMPAETSRAICSMIFGGVFERFPKLKVAFAHGGGAFPSGIGRIEQGYKVRPDLTAIDNDVNPRNYVGKFYIDSLVHDAPFLKYLTETMGIDNICLGSDYPFPLGEAVPGTLIESMAWKKGEKEKLLHQNAFNWLGLHAADF encoded by the coding sequence TTGTGTCTTAAAGTTGATATTCATACACATATTATACCTAAACACCTGCCTCGCTGGGCAGATAAATATGGATATGGCGGCTTTATTCATTTAGACCATCATAAAGCCGGATGTGCGCGTATGATGCGCGATGATGAATTTTTTCGCGAAATTCAAGACAACTGCTGGGATGCCAAAGTGCGCATAAAAGAATGCAACCTTCACAAGGTAGATGTGCAGGTGCTTTCTACCATTCCCGTACTGTTTAATTACTGGGCAAAACCCAAAGACTGCTTAGATATTTCGCAATTCTTAAACGACCATATTGCAGCCATTGTGCAGCAATATCCCAAACGGTTTATTGGGTTGGGAACTATTCCCATGCAATCGGCAGATATGGCTGTAAAAGAAATTGAACGCTGCAAAAAAATTGGTTTGGTTGGCATAGAAATTGGTTCAAACATAAACGACCAAAACCTAAATGAGCCGGCATTTTTCCCCGTTTTTGCCGCAGCCGAAAAATTGGGCATGAGCATTTTTGTTCACCCGTGGAATATGGTAGGCACCAAGCAAATGAGCAAGTATTGGCTGCCTTGGTTGGTAGGCATGCCTGCAGAAACTTCGCGTGCTATTTGCAGCATGATTTTTGGTGGCGTTTTTGAGCGTTTCCCAAAGCTAAAAGTAGCATTTGCACATGGTGGCGGTGCTTTTCCATCGGGCATTGGCAGAATTGAACAAGGCTACAAAGTGCGCCCCGATCTTACGGCTATTGATAACGATGTAAACCCGCGTAACTATGTTGGCAAATTCTATATAGACTCGCTGGTGCACGATGCTCCATTCCTTAAATACCTAACCGAAACCATGGGCATTGATAATATTTGCCTCGGCAGCGATTATCCTTTCCCGCTGGGCGAAGCCGTGCCGGGAACTTTAATAGAAAGTATGGCATGGAAAAAAGGTGAAAAAGAAAAACTACTTCACCAAAATGCTTTCAATTGGCTAGGCTTACATGCTGCCGATTTTTAA